From the genome of Brienomyrus brachyistius isolate T26 chromosome 8, BBRACH_0.4, whole genome shotgun sequence, one region includes:
- the LOC125747102 gene encoding YTH domain-containing family protein 1-like has protein sequence MSATSIDPQRPKGQDTKAFPVSVQNGSLHQKETVLDNDFEPYLTGQSNQSNSYQSMTDPYLPSYYAPSIGFPYPLSEAPWSTGGDPPLPYLAPYAPLSNGDHHFVHDTVFGQPGGLGSNIYQHRFNFFPENAAFSAWGSGSSQGQQTQGSTYGGSYSYPPSSLGGTLVDGQGGFHGDTLSKAPGVSSIEQGMVGLKLGGGGDGAGSTLKVVGSAIGGVAGNGNIATAAVGGPPPKPASWAAIASKPARPQLKAKAKQGAGLPPPPIKHNMDIGTWDDGKGPVPKVPPPAALPAATLTQPPLPQLPPPLPQLQPYQNHVQALSPQARWVAPRSRNAGYGQSEGGLPAGGGPAGLGVGLPGPGGDLACPATESHPVLEKLRAAHSYNPKDFDWNVKVGRVFIIKSYSEDDIHRSIKYSIWCSTEHGNKRLDAAYRSLGAKGPLYLLFSVNGSGHFCGVAEMRSPVDYGTSAGVWAQDKWKGKFDVSWVFVKDVPNSQLRHIRLENNENKPVTNSRDTQEVPLEKAKQVLKIIATYKHTTSIFDDFSHYEKRQEEEGVVRKSFDPAPIQNRSRLDQERQNRSKQ, from the exons ATGTCCGCCACAAGCATCGATCCTCAG AGACCAAAAGGACAAGACACTAAAG CCTTTCCTGTTTCCGTGCAAAATGGTTCACTTCACCAGAAGGAGACTGTCCTCGACAACGACTTTGAGCCGTACCTCACCGGTCAGTCGAACCAG AGTAACAGCTACCAATCAATGACTGACCCATACCTGCCTAGCTACTACGCCCCCTCCATTGGCTTCCCGTACCCCCTGAGTGAGGCGCCTTGGTCCACAGGGGGTGATCCACCCCTTCCCTACCTGGCACCCTATGCACCCCTCAGCAATGGTGACCACCACTTTGTGCACGACACGGTGTTCGGTCAGCCAGGCGGCCTGGGCAGCAACATCTACCAGCATCGCTTCAACTTCTTCCCTGAGAACGCAGCCTTCTCAGCCTGGGGTTCCGGCAGCTCGCAGGGCCAGCAGACCCAGGGCTCTACCTACGGGGGCAGCTACAGCTACCCACCGAGCTCCCTGGGGGGCACCCTGGTGGACGGTCAGGGTGGTTTCCACGGCGACACACTGAGCAAGGCGCCGGGCGTGAGCAGCATTGAGCAGGGCATGGTGGGACTAAAGCTGGGCGGTGGGGGCGATGGTGCCGGGTCCACCCTGAAGGTGGTGGGCTCGGCAATCGGGGGCGTGGCTGGCAACGGGAACATAGCGACAGCTGCTGTGGGTGGGCCCCCTCCCAAACCCGCCTCCTGGGCTGCCATCGCCAGCAAACCGGCCCGGCCACAGCTGAAAGCCAAGGCCAAGCAGGGGGCGGGCTTGCCCCCACCGCCTATCAAGCACAACATGGACATCGGCACCTGGGATGATGGCAAGGGACCTGTGCCCAAGGTCCCCCCGCCAGCCGCCCTGCCTGCGGCCACGCTCACGCAGCCACCCCTGCCCCAGCTGCCACCGCCGCTGCCCCAGCTACAGCCATACCAGAACCACGTGCAGGCCCTGTCCCCACAAGCCCGTTGGGTTGCCCCCCGTAGCCGCAATGCAGGCTATGGCCAGAGCGAGGGCGGCTTGCCTGCTGGGGGGGGCCCCGCCGGGCTCGGGGTCGGACTCCCAGGCCCTGGCGGCGACCTGGCCTGTCCCGCCACTGAGTCGCACCCCGTCCTGGAGAAGCTGCGGGCTGCCCACAGCTACAACCCCAAGGACTTTGATTGGAACGTGAAGGTTGGCCGTGTATTCATCATCAAGAGCTACTCGGAGGACGACATCCACCGCTCCATCAAGTACTCCATCTGGTGCAGCACGGAGCACGGCAATAAGCGGCTGGACGCTGCCTACCGCTCGCTGGGCGCCAAGGGGCCGCTCTACCTGCTCTTCAGCGTCAACGGCAGCGGGCACTTCTGCGGCGTGGCCGAGATGCGCTCGCCCGTGGACTACGGAACCAGCGCTGGCGTGTGGGCGCAGGACAAGTGGAAGGGCAAGTTCGACGTCAGCTGGGTGTTCGTGAAGGACGTGCCCAACAGCCAGCTGCGGCACATCCGGCTGGAGAACAACGAGAACAAGCCGGTGACCAACTCGCGGGACACGCAGGAGGTGCCGCTGGAGAAGGCCAAGCAGGTGCTGAAGATCATCGCCACCTACAAGCACACCACCTCCATCTTCGACGACTTCTCGCACTACGAGAAAcgacaggaggaggagggggtggtCCGCAAG AGCTTTGACCCAGCGCCCATCCAGAATCGCTCCCGGCTGGATCAG GAACGCCAAAATAGAAGTAAGCAATAG